The following DNA comes from Paraburkholderia phytofirmans PsJN.
TCGATCGCCACGCCCGCCTCACCGCCGAACCAGTCGGGCAGCGTCCACGCCGCAGCCGCGACGAGTTCGCCGAGACCGAGCGTGATCATCGCGAAGGCCGTGCCGGCGCGCCGCGTCGATATGAAGCCGAACAGCACGCCGCACAGCGCACCGCCAATTCCGCCGACCAGCGGCAGCAGCGCGAGCGGCACGCCGATCCGGTTGAACACCTGCGCGGCCATCAGCGCGCCCAGGCCCGAGTAAGCGGCATGACCGAACGACAGCAGCCCCGTCTCGCCGAGCAGCAGGTTGTATGAAAGCGCGAACACGATCATCGTCGCGGTCTGCGCGAGATAGGCGAGCAGCCAGCTTTGCGGCCAAACAAAGGGAGGCACCGCAAGGAACAGAATCAGCGCAAGCCACGGCGCGAGCACGCGCCAACGCGCATGCGGCTCGGCCTTGGATTTCGCTGACGATCCGCCGGCTTCACGCATGATCGTCGCGCCGTCCGAACAGGCCGCGCGGGCGCAGCGCCAGCATCGCCACCAGCAGCAGATACGGAATCAGCGGCGCGAGTTGCGCGAGCGTCAACGCGTCCCATTCGACGGGGAGCGTGGCATCGAAGATCGACAGCACGTCGCCCAGCGACACATTGCTCGCCACGGCCAGCGTCTGCACGCAACCGACCAGCAGCGACGCCGCCAGCGCTCCACCCAGCGAACCCAGCCCGCCGATCACGACCACCACGAACACGATCGAGCCGAGCGACTCCGCCATTCCCGGCTCGATCACGAAGAGCGGCGCGCCGATCACGCCGGCCAGCGCGGCGAGCGCCGTGCCGGCCGCGAACACGCCGGTGAACACGCGCGGCACGTTGTGGCCGAGCGCTTCGACGGCGCTCGCGTGCGTGAGCGCGGCGCGCACGATCAGCCCCGCCTTCGACACGCGCAACACCGCGAACAGTACGGCGAGCATGGCGAGCGACACCGCCATCATGAACGCGCGGTAGCGGGCGAACGCCGCGCCGTAGACGGTGAAGAGCGGCCCGTCGAGCACCGCGGGCACGGTCGCGGACAACGGGCTCAGGCCCCAGCCGAGCTTGACCAGTTCGCCGAGCAGATACGCGGCGCCGAACGTCAGCAGCAACTCGGCAAGATGGCCCTGCACGCGCACCCGCCGTAACAGCCAACGCTCGAGCGCTGCGCCGATCAGCCCGACGACGAGCGGCGCGACGACCAATGCGCTCCAGAACCCCTCGCGCGCCGCCACCGAAAACCCGACATACGCGCCGAGCATGTAAAAACTCGCATGCGCGAAGTTCAGCACGCCGAGCATGCTGAAAATCAGCGTCAGGCCCGCCGACAGCATGAACAGCAGCAAGCCGTAACTGACGCCGTTGAGCAGATTGATGACGAACGACTGCACGCGCCTAGTCCGGCTGTTCTGCAACGCTCAACGGTTCGAGCGCCGCGCGCAATTCGGCGGGCAGATTGACCGGGCGCCGTGTGACACGATTCACATACACATGCACGAAGTGTCCTTGCGCGGCGGGTTGATCTTCGCCTTCCTTGAAGAGACCCACCTGATAGCGCACGCTCGAGGTGCCGAGCCGTATCACGCGCAGACCCGCGTCGATCCGCTCGGGAAACACCACCGGCGCGAAGTAGTTGCACTGCGTCTCCACCACGAGGCCGATCGTCTCGCCCCGCTCGAAATCGAGCACGCCGGTGCGAAGCAGATACTCGTTCACCACGGTGTCGAAGTAACTGTAGTAGACGACGTTGTTCACGTGACCGTAGACGTCGTTATCCATCCAGCGGGTAGGGATCGTTAGGAAATGCGGGTAGGCGCCGCGCGGGGCGGATGCGGGTTTGTTCATGCTGGCGTGGTCGTCTCGGACGTTATCGTGAACGTTGTGCGGCTAGTTGTTTTCGTCAATGCGAGTCGGGCAGTACGCGCTGCGAGCGCTTTCGCTAACGGTGCATGATCAGGCAGGAAATATTAACCATGCCGCGGCGAATTTGTCACTCGGCTCACTGCCCCGGTCTTTCGACGAACTCGAACGGCAGGCCGCGCCGCCGCATCCATTCGCCGAGCGCCTGGCCGGTGCCCGCGCGCCACGGCCGCAATTTGGCCGGCTCGACCAGCCGGTACTCCAGCAATTCCGGCGACAACGCAATCGTGCCGTACGCCTTCACGTGATACGCGATGATCAGTTCGTTCTTGCGAATGAATTCGTACACGCCGATCAGTTCGACCGTCTCCGCACGCAACGAGGTTTCCTCGAGCACTTCGCGGGCAATGCCCTCTTCCGGCGTCTCGCCGTTTTCGAGGAAGCCCGTGATCAGCGCGAACATGCCCTCCGCCCAGGCGGCATTGCGCGCCAGCAGAATCTTGCCTTCGTATTCGACGATCGCCGCCACCACCGGCAGCGGGTTGTTCCAGTGGACGTAGCCACACGTCGGATCAGGGCAGCTCTGGCGGATGCGGCCGCCTTCGTGTTCGGCGTCGGCGCGCTGGGTCAAAGGCGTGGC
Coding sequences within:
- a CDS encoding NUDIX domain-containing protein, which encodes MTEYRFCPRCATPLTQRADAEHEGGRIRQSCPDPTCGYVHWNNPLPVVAAIVEYEGKILLARNAAWAEGMFALITGFLENGETPEEGIAREVLEETSLRAETVELIGVYEFIRKNELIIAYHVKAYGTIALSPELLEYRLVEPAKLRPWRAGTGQALGEWMRRRGLPFEFVERPGQ
- a CDS encoding acyl-CoA thioesterase is translated as MNKPASAPRGAYPHFLTIPTRWMDNDVYGHVNNVVYYSYFDTVVNEYLLRTGVLDFERGETIGLVVETQCNYFAPVVFPERIDAGLRVIRLGTSSVRYQVGLFKEGEDQPAAQGHFVHVYVNRVTRRPVNLPAELRAALEPLSVAEQPD
- a CDS encoding branched-chain amino acid ABC transporter permease — translated: MQSFVINLLNGVSYGLLLFMLSAGLTLIFSMLGVLNFAHASFYMLGAYVGFSVAAREGFWSALVVAPLVVGLIGAALERWLLRRVRVQGHLAELLLTFGAAYLLGELVKLGWGLSPLSATVPAVLDGPLFTVYGAAFARYRAFMMAVSLAMLAVLFAVLRVSKAGLIVRAALTHASAVEALGHNVPRVFTGVFAAGTALAALAGVIGAPLFVIEPGMAESLGSIVFVVVVIGGLGSLGGALAASLLVGCVQTLAVASNVSLGDVLSIFDATLPVEWDALTLAQLAPLIPYLLLVAMLALRPRGLFGRRDDHA